In a single window of the Pontibacter russatus genome:
- a CDS encoding acyloxyacyl hydrolase: MYLKFAAITLLLLINCLPVACAQHAHPQEKAPWSFGMNGYYGALFRYKSGLPTLSFTNPVGVEAYANRHTLGNRPWEVKYRYPLLGFGFSYYNYGVPDELGEAFSLTTYLDNALVQGRKNSLRFNLGAGLVYSTRYYKPETNEGNKAIGNPLAFVLRGTLRYEFPLSRNTYMNVNFAFRHFSNGGWDKPNNGMNFPLLGLGLRYQKRAAVRRMPAEGLPPETDRSTHLNLRFGAGVKEVLLIDTKHPVYNLSVYGSRKLTRTNTLLLGADGFYDTALREEFINVGRPVPDGELDARMAGVTVGHQLHLGRLSLVVQLGRYLYQPLKLFPDYYQRYGLQYDVTQHVSASVMLLAHTRTANVVEWGLGLQL; encoded by the coding sequence TTGTACTTGAAGTTTGCTGCGATTACCCTGCTGCTGCTTATAAACTGCCTGCCTGTGGCCTGTGCGCAGCACGCACATCCGCAGGAGAAGGCGCCCTGGTCGTTTGGGATGAACGGCTATTATGGCGCCCTGTTCCGGTACAAGAGCGGTTTGCCAACCCTTAGTTTCACAAACCCGGTGGGGGTGGAGGCGTATGCCAATCGCCACACGCTCGGAAACCGGCCATGGGAGGTGAAGTACCGGTACCCGCTGCTGGGCTTTGGTTTTTCCTACTACAACTACGGCGTGCCGGACGAACTGGGGGAGGCGTTCTCCCTTACTACTTATCTGGACAATGCACTGGTGCAGGGCCGGAAGAACAGCCTGCGCTTTAACCTCGGGGCAGGACTTGTCTACTCCACCCGCTATTATAAGCCGGAGACAAATGAGGGAAACAAAGCCATCGGCAATCCGCTTGCCTTCGTGCTGCGCGGCACGCTGCGGTATGAGTTTCCATTAAGCCGCAACACCTATATGAATGTGAACTTCGCATTCCGGCACTTCTCCAACGGCGGCTGGGACAAGCCGAACAATGGCATGAACTTCCCTTTGCTGGGGCTGGGGCTGCGCTACCAGAAGCGGGCGGCGGTGCGGCGGATGCCGGCCGAAGGCTTACCGCCGGAAACAGACAGAAGCACGCACCTGAACCTGCGGTTTGGGGCTGGCGTGAAAGAGGTGCTGCTGATAGACACCAAGCATCCGGTGTATAACCTGTCGGTATATGGCAGCAGAAAGCTCACCCGTACCAACACCCTTCTGCTGGGCGCGGACGGCTTTTATGACACCGCCTTGCGGGAAGAGTTTATCAATGTAGGGCGGCCAGTGCCGGACGGGGAACTGGATGCCCGGATGGCAGGCGTCACCGTCGGTCACCAGCTGCACCTGGGGCGGCTGTCGCTGGTGGTGCAGCTGGGGCGCTACCTCTACCAGCCGCTAAAGCTGTTCCCGGACTATTACCAGCGCTATGGGCTGCAATACGATGTGACACAGCACGTTTCGGCCAGTGTGATGCTGCTGGCGCACACGCGTACCGCCAACGTGGTGGAGTGGGGGCTAGGCTTGCAACTGTAG
- a CDS encoding glycoside hydrolase 5 family protein — protein MLETLRKKAEGKAAALGSSLPSSPQLGRDLPWVQVAPDAPYFITENGENWTPIGQNDAITWPDFEGLFRRKNMQQVEGHLAWLAGHGITCLRLMLEYAQGEHRYFEKPAGRFSPNMVRLWDDLFVLCAKYNIRILLTPVDTFWMWIRWKNHPYNHKNGGPCKKRSEWLLCPDTLRAIKNRLTFAAERWGGSGVLFAWDLWNEIHPAHAGGRTDVFSEFIDELSGHLRETEQRLYGRSHPQTVSLYGPVLDEHPAVADVIFRHPKLDFASTHFYDAATINFPKNTVDSAIVTGRLVREALGHLQVNRPFFDSEHGPIHLFKDRRVTLPEHFDDEYFRHMQWAHLASGGAGGGMRWPNRHPHTLTHGMRRAQQSLAGFVQLIDWKNFRRKNLNNAVQGCEPAVAVFACADRQQAVVWLLRTDTIHKKSRTLDAEAAPVAVNILLPDMAAGAYAVTHWDTLQGKIIAETHLTHATGATLEMKQVPVSTDIALAVRRIQ, from the coding sequence GTGCTAGAGACATTAAGAAAGAAAGCGGAGGGCAAAGCGGCTGCGCTGGGTAGCAGTTTGCCCTCCAGTCCTCAGCTTGGGCGGGACCTGCCTTGGGTGCAGGTGGCACCGGATGCGCCTTATTTTATAACAGAGAACGGAGAGAACTGGACACCCATCGGGCAGAACGATGCCATCACCTGGCCTGACTTCGAGGGGCTGTTCCGGCGGAAAAACATGCAGCAGGTGGAGGGGCACCTGGCCTGGCTGGCCGGGCATGGCATTACCTGCCTGCGGCTGATGCTGGAGTACGCGCAGGGAGAGCACCGGTATTTTGAGAAACCTGCAGGCCGCTTCTCACCGAACATGGTCAGGCTCTGGGACGACCTTTTCGTGCTTTGCGCGAAATACAACATCCGCATCCTCCTTACCCCCGTCGACACCTTCTGGATGTGGATCCGGTGGAAAAATCACCCCTACAACCACAAAAACGGCGGCCCCTGCAAAAAGCGCTCGGAGTGGCTGCTCTGCCCCGACACCCTGCGGGCCATCAAGAACAGGTTGACCTTTGCAGCCGAACGCTGGGGCGGGAGCGGCGTGTTGTTTGCCTGGGACCTCTGGAACGAGATACACCCGGCCCATGCCGGGGGCAGAACAGACGTTTTCTCCGAATTTATTGACGAGTTGAGTGGCCACCTGCGGGAGACGGAGCAACGGCTATATGGGCGCAGCCATCCGCAGACGGTGTCGCTGTACGGGCCGGTGCTGGACGAGCACCCGGCGGTGGCCGACGTGATTTTCCGGCACCCGAAGCTCGACTTCGCCAGCACGCACTTCTACGATGCCGCCACCATCAACTTCCCAAAAAACACCGTGGATTCGGCCATCGTCACGGGTAGGCTGGTGCGGGAGGCGCTGGGGCACCTGCAAGTCAACCGGCCCTTCTTCGACAGCGAGCACGGCCCCATCCACCTGTTCAAGGACAGGCGTGTGACCTTGCCGGAGCATTTCGATGACGAGTATTTCCGGCATATGCAATGGGCGCACCTGGCTTCCGGGGGGGCGGGCGGCGGCATGCGCTGGCCCAACCGGCACCCGCACACGCTTACGCACGGCATGCGCCGCGCCCAGCAAAGCCTGGCCGGTTTCGTGCAGCTAATCGACTGGAAGAATTTTCGGAGGAAGAACCTGAATAATGCGGTGCAGGGATGCGAGCCAGCCGTGGCTGTATTTGCCTGTGCCGACCGGCAGCAGGCGGTTGTGTGGCTGCTGCGCACCGATACTATACACAAAAAATCAAGGACCCTGGACGCAGAGGCAGCGCCCGTAGCGGTAAACATCTTGTTACCCGATATGGCGGCAGGCGCTTATGCCGTCACGCACTGGGACACCCTGCAGGGGAAAATCATCGCCGAGACGCATCTAACTCATGCAACTGGTGCCACTCTTGAAATGAAGCAAGTGCCTGTTTCAACCGATATAGCCCTGGCGGTGCGGCGGATACAGTAA
- a CDS encoding sulfotransferase domain-containing protein has protein sequence MKILQGGAPKCGNFWLYQIIQHILTQTGQPPQSFIQRQPIYELARTWDLNYPSQASIDVLDITDLQYSYRISSIFRMPVEDIEAYLSRTGHIWTHSPICKRSPQLLSLVDKKVYIVRDPRDRAISASKYYTSDYMLKYYPQEERDAKRFLEKNFEQLLLEWVWHVYDHLRLSRQHNIHICFYEGFLLDFQEELARLLAYLGVDMSEAQRVALQEAVRFDTLRKKNPKHLKKGQSGYWMDQLTEEQAAKADIIAGPLIRFLNYPSGPNEPMTYCNQLPHGDFERLKQEIIASQQPMYQY, from the coding sequence ATGAAAATCCTGCAAGGCGGAGCACCCAAGTGCGGCAACTTCTGGCTGTACCAGATCATCCAGCACATCCTCACCCAAACCGGCCAGCCTCCCCAAAGCTTCATCCAGCGGCAGCCTATATATGAGCTGGCCAGAACCTGGGACCTGAACTACCCGAGCCAGGCCAGCATCGACGTGCTCGACATAACCGACCTGCAGTACAGCTACCGCATCAGCAGCATTTTCAGGATGCCGGTGGAGGACATCGAGGCCTATCTATCCCGGACCGGCCATATATGGACGCACTCGCCCATCTGCAAGCGAAGCCCTCAACTGCTGAGTCTGGTGGACAAGAAAGTATACATCGTGCGCGACCCGCGTGACCGGGCCATCTCGGCCTCCAAATATTATACCTCGGATTATATGCTGAAGTATTATCCGCAGGAGGAGCGGGATGCGAAGCGTTTCCTGGAGAAAAACTTTGAGCAGCTGCTGCTGGAATGGGTGTGGCACGTGTACGACCACCTGCGCCTGAGCCGGCAGCACAACATCCATATCTGCTTTTACGAGGGCTTTCTGCTCGATTTCCAGGAGGAGCTGGCGCGGCTGCTGGCTTATTTGGGTGTTGATATGAGCGAGGCGCAGCGGGTGGCGCTGCAGGAGGCGGTGCGCTTCGACACTCTCAGAAAGAAAAACCCGAAGCACCTCAAAAAAGGGCAGTCTGGCTACTGGATGGACCAGCTAACGGAGGAGCAGGCTGCGAAAGCCGACATCATAGCCGGTCCGCTGATCCGCTTCCTGAATTATCCCTCCGGTCCGAACGAGCCGATGACCTACTGCAACCAATTGCCGCACGGGGATTTTGAGCGGCTGAAGCAGGAAATCATCGCCTCACAGCAGCCGATGTACCAGTACTGA
- the cysC gene encoding adenylyl-sulfate kinase, which yields MQIRKEPKNHLYPFHSKISATQRQDMLQQEPRLVWLTGLSGSGKSTLALRLEHYLFHKGYKVYLLDGDNVRSGLNSDLGFSAEDRRENVRRVSEVARLMLDAGLVVICAFISPYAEERELARKTVGADRFTEVYINCPLHVCEQRDTKGLYAKARQGLIPDFTGVSAPYEAPAEPDVEVQTAEESIEDSLCRLIGFVEPRLVVRRESTVNC from the coding sequence ATGCAAATTCGCAAAGAACCGAAGAACCACCTCTACCCCTTCCACTCCAAAATAAGCGCCACCCAGCGGCAGGACATGCTGCAGCAGGAACCCCGGCTTGTCTGGCTCACCGGCCTGTCGGGCTCCGGCAAAAGCACGCTGGCCCTGCGCCTCGAGCACTACCTGTTTCACAAAGGCTACAAGGTGTACCTGCTGGACGGCGACAACGTGCGCAGCGGGCTGAACAGCGACCTGGGCTTCAGCGCGGAGGACCGCCGGGAGAACGTGCGGCGCGTGAGCGAGGTGGCGCGGCTGATGCTGGACGCGGGCCTGGTGGTTATATGCGCGTTTATATCTCCCTACGCGGAAGAAAGGGAGCTGGCCAGAAAAACGGTCGGGGCTGACAGGTTCACGGAGGTATATATAAACTGCCCGCTGCACGTCTGCGAGCAGCGCGACACCAAAGGCTTGTATGCCAAGGCAAGACAAGGGCTGATTCCGGATTTCACGGGTGTCAGCGCGCCCTACGAGGCTCCGGCGGAGCCGGATGTGGAGGTGCAAACGGCAGAAGAATCTATCGAAGACTCGCTGTGCAGACTGATCGGGTTTGTGGAGCCGCGGCTGGTGGTGCGGCGGGAAAGCACCGTCAATTGCTGA
- a CDS encoding glycoside hydrolase family 140 protein, translating into MIPKWYMLCLMAAFLCAAFATEAQHLRVSDNQRYLVKADGTPFFYLGDTAWELFHRLNREEADLYLKDRADKGFTVIQAVALAELNGLRDPNPYGDLPLHNEDPTQPNDAYFRHVDYIVDKAEELGLTIGMLPTWGDKVFKNSWGVGPEIFNPANAKVYGAYIGRRYKDKPIIWILGGDRLPRHEQDEAIWRAMAEGIVAGAGDGDPGKVMMTFHPQPKEGGGSSTWFHNDAWLDFNMFQTGHCRDANVYDKITHDYNLKPTKPTMDGEPIYEEHPMCFNAKEKGYTEAWDVRRSAYQDLFAGAHGHTYGCHNIWQMHDTNREGINGPTMTWKKSLDLPGARQMTHVKNLITSRPILKRVPDQTLVQKAYEGTERIQATRGDDYAFIYTTAGKPIEVNMGIISGKKVNASWYDPRTGTTTFIGEFKNTGTRTFTPPTSGPGNDWVLLLDDVEKDYKAPQKGKK; encoded by the coding sequence ATGATTCCAAAGTGGTATATGCTATGCCTGATGGCAGCTTTTCTGTGCGCTGCCTTCGCGACGGAGGCGCAACATTTGCGCGTGAGCGACAACCAGCGCTACCTGGTGAAGGCGGACGGCACGCCCTTTTTCTACCTCGGCGACACGGCCTGGGAACTGTTTCACCGCCTGAACCGCGAGGAGGCGGACCTTTACCTGAAAGACCGCGCCGATAAGGGCTTCACGGTGATACAGGCCGTGGCACTGGCAGAACTAAACGGCCTGCGCGACCCCAACCCTTACGGCGATCTGCCGCTGCACAACGAAGACCCCACCCAACCCAACGATGCCTACTTCCGGCACGTGGACTATATCGTGGACAAGGCCGAAGAACTGGGGCTGACCATTGGCATGCTGCCCACCTGGGGCGACAAGGTTTTCAAAAATTCGTGGGGCGTGGGGCCGGAGATTTTCAACCCGGCGAATGCGAAGGTTTATGGTGCGTACATCGGGCGCCGCTACAAAGACAAGCCCATCATCTGGATACTGGGCGGCGACCGCCTGCCGCGCCACGAGCAGGACGAGGCCATCTGGCGGGCCATGGCCGAGGGCATTGTGGCCGGAGCTGGCGACGGGGACCCGGGCAAAGTGATGATGACGTTTCACCCGCAGCCCAAAGAGGGGGGCGGCTCCTCCACCTGGTTCCACAACGACGCGTGGCTGGATTTCAATATGTTCCAGACGGGCCATTGCCGCGATGCAAACGTGTACGACAAAATTACGCACGACTACAACCTGAAGCCCACCAAGCCCACCATGGACGGAGAGCCTATCTACGAGGAGCACCCAATGTGTTTCAATGCAAAGGAGAAGGGATATACCGAGGCCTGGGACGTGCGCCGCTCCGCCTACCAGGACCTGTTTGCCGGGGCCCACGGCCATACCTACGGCTGCCACAACATCTGGCAGATGCACGACACCAACCGGGAAGGCATCAACGGCCCGACGATGACCTGGAAAAAATCGCTTGACCTGCCGGGAGCCCGCCAGATGACGCACGTGAAAAACCTGATAACCTCACGGCCCATTCTGAAGCGGGTGCCCGATCAGACGCTGGTGCAGAAGGCATATGAAGGCACGGAGCGGATTCAGGCCACGCGGGGCGACGACTATGCTTTTATATATACCACCGCGGGCAAGCCGATAGAAGTGAACATGGGCATCATCTCCGGCAAAAAAGTAAATGCCTCCTGGTATGACCCGCGCACCGGCACCACCACCTTCATCGGCGAGTTCAAGAACACCGGCACCCGCACTTTCACGCCGCCCACCAGCGGCCCCGGCAACGACTGGGTGCTGCTGCTGGATGACGTGGAAAAAGATTACAAGGCGCCACAAAAAGGGAAAAAGTAG
- a CDS encoding chemotaxis protein CheB, with translation MKAPKRTKAEPAPPSDHYLVGIGASAGGLEAIHLLFDHFPNNSSFSFVIIQHLSPDHKSLMAELLSKHTSMQVQEAEDKMLTRPNCVYVLPSGKQLTLEHGRLRLHNKERNREPNFAIDVFFESMAKDLGRYAIGVVLSGTGTDGTKGIKAIKAAGGMVVVQDPASAKFDGMPRSAIEGGFADYVLPPEQMPEEIMEYTRKVPLVRQPVDTPIDGDGEEVLDEILDLVCAHTQTDFNNYKKATINRRIRKRMDYLGVGTLSEYLEYLHDNQSEIKQLCQEFFINVTKFFRDREAFELLEQEVIPKIIAEKDENEPVKVWVTACSTGEEVYSLAILFREAYERLGREPLVKLFATDIDKRAIAQASKGVYPAAIAGDVTEERLQRFFHFKGTRYTVSEEIRKLVIFAQHDLQKDPPFSRIDLITCRNMLIYLNPALQQKVLSLFPYALNMQGYLLLGPSEHIGELKSVFSEENRKWKLFRKIKESNGARQHYGISDYTPAITAPSRAGAPKATPVGQYHDFFMDAVTEDFRVTGLYVDEHYQLLHGIGDINRFLKFPDKRLHFNLLKMVTGELAVSLSVGIRKALKQNRKVLVRPVAVKINGKELLVHMSMKPVPTEANLPRVVLVLLQEQSQASTPFKAADAATVSEADFYQQLAALELELKEARESLHLTVQDLSTANEELQSSNEELMSSNEELQSSNEEMQSLNEELHTVNSEHQLKIKELQELNEDLDNYIRSSNIGQLFVDHHLVIRKFTPVVKHIINIIDGDVGRPIHHLSHNLSYHRLMEDIQQVNNTSTEVEQEVETKEGRYYLMRIIPYLKRDGNKDGVVLSFVDITTLKTLTNVVQGVLNSSLSSIMAFVAVRDEQQAIIDFNWSLLNRRAEELIGKPYAELFGSGMQQEMGFLKKSGLLKKFQQVVETGQPLHIEQQLHINGQRAWYEVAAVKMGDGLTVTMADITEKKNSEEKMLLAYEELKKAEENLIKLNDELERRVEERTKELAASEERFRMVSMATNDVVWDWNLVSNELWWSDSLGAILGYQAVDMGKGVQGWFEKVHPEDREETMKGINNAINYGKDQWTCEYRIARANGSYAYVSNRAYIMHNEYGIPYRVLGSFIDLSDLRATQEKLQRTNEHLLRVNADLDTFVYTASHDLKAPVANIEGLVLLLEDQIEEAGPLPGTPTEPLFDMVKGSISRFKNVIKDLTDIAKVQRDVDGKAEPVLFEEVLGNVKLNIQDHIKSSGASLDVNFEEAPRISFSRKNLYSILYNLVLNAINYRSPERPPHIRIQTKREGKQIVLTVQDNGLGMSEDNLSKIFTLFKRFHSHVDGTGMGLYIVKRIMDNSGGRIKVESEEGKGTTFNLYFQAEKGKTKKERA, from the coding sequence ATGAAAGCACCTAAGCGGACAAAAGCGGAACCCGCACCACCCTCCGATCATTACCTTGTGGGAATAGGCGCCTCTGCAGGCGGCCTGGAGGCTATTCATTTACTTTTTGACCATTTCCCGAATAACTCGAGCTTCTCCTTCGTCATCATTCAGCACCTGTCGCCAGACCACAAGAGTCTGATGGCCGAGCTGCTCTCGAAGCACACCAGCATGCAGGTGCAGGAGGCCGAGGACAAGATGCTCACCAGGCCCAACTGCGTGTATGTGCTTCCGAGCGGCAAGCAGCTTACCCTGGAGCATGGGCGGCTGCGGCTGCATAACAAAGAACGCAACCGCGAGCCCAACTTTGCCATCGACGTGTTCTTTGAGTCCATGGCGAAAGACCTGGGCCGCTATGCCATCGGAGTGGTGCTGTCGGGCACTGGCACCGACGGCACTAAAGGCATAAAAGCCATAAAAGCGGCGGGCGGCATGGTGGTGGTACAGGACCCTGCCTCTGCCAAATTCGATGGGATGCCCCGCAGCGCAATCGAGGGGGGCTTTGCCGACTACGTGCTGCCGCCGGAGCAGATGCCGGAGGAAATAATGGAGTACACGCGCAAAGTGCCGCTGGTGCGGCAGCCTGTCGACACACCTATCGATGGAGACGGGGAAGAGGTGCTGGATGAGATTCTGGACCTTGTTTGCGCCCATACCCAAACCGACTTCAACAACTATAAAAAAGCCACCATCAACCGCAGAATCCGCAAGCGGATGGACTATCTGGGGGTGGGCACGTTGTCGGAATACCTGGAGTACTTGCACGATAACCAAAGCGAGATCAAGCAGCTCTGCCAGGAGTTCTTCATCAATGTCACCAAGTTTTTCAGGGACCGGGAGGCGTTTGAGCTGCTGGAGCAGGAGGTGATACCGAAAATAATTGCCGAGAAGGACGAGAACGAGCCGGTAAAAGTGTGGGTGACCGCCTGCAGCACCGGCGAGGAGGTGTACTCGCTGGCCATCCTTTTCCGGGAGGCTTACGAGCGGCTGGGACGGGAGCCGCTCGTGAAGCTTTTCGCCACCGACATAGACAAGCGCGCCATTGCACAGGCATCGAAGGGAGTTTACCCAGCCGCCATTGCCGGCGACGTAACCGAAGAACGGCTGCAGCGCTTTTTTCACTTCAAGGGCACACGCTACACGGTGAGCGAGGAGATACGGAAGCTGGTGATTTTCGCGCAGCACGACTTGCAGAAGGACCCGCCCTTCAGCCGCATCGATCTGATCACGTGCCGCAACATGCTCATCTACCTGAACCCCGCACTGCAGCAGAAAGTACTGTCCCTCTTCCCCTACGCCCTCAACATGCAGGGATACCTGCTGCTGGGACCCAGTGAGCACATCGGTGAGCTGAAGAGCGTCTTCTCAGAGGAGAACCGGAAATGGAAGCTGTTCCGCAAGATAAAGGAGAGCAATGGCGCCCGGCAGCACTACGGCATCTCAGACTATACGCCCGCCATTACAGCGCCTAGCCGGGCAGGTGCCCCAAAGGCAACGCCTGTAGGGCAGTATCACGACTTCTTCATGGATGCCGTTACCGAGGATTTCAGAGTGACCGGGCTGTACGTTGACGAGCATTACCAACTCCTGCACGGCATCGGCGACATTAACCGCTTTCTGAAGTTCCCGGACAAGCGACTGCACTTCAACCTGCTGAAGATGGTGACCGGGGAACTTGCCGTGTCGCTGAGCGTGGGTATCCGGAAGGCGCTGAAGCAAAACAGGAAAGTGCTGGTGCGTCCGGTGGCCGTTAAAATCAATGGAAAGGAGCTGCTGGTACACATGTCGATGAAGCCTGTTCCGACGGAGGCAAACCTGCCGCGGGTGGTACTGGTGTTGCTGCAGGAGCAGAGCCAAGCCAGCACGCCTTTCAAAGCCGCTGACGCGGCCACGGTATCGGAGGCGGATTTTTACCAGCAGCTGGCCGCCTTGGAACTGGAACTGAAGGAGGCCCGTGAGAGCCTCCATCTGACGGTGCAGGACCTGAGCACTGCCAACGAGGAACTACAATCCAGCAACGAGGAGCTGATGTCGAGCAACGAGGAGCTGCAAAGTTCCAATGAGGAGATGCAGTCGCTGAACGAGGAGCTGCACACCGTGAACTCGGAGCACCAGCTGAAGATAAAGGAACTGCAGGAGCTGAACGAGGACCTCGACAACTATATACGGAGCTCCAACATCGGGCAGCTTTTCGTGGACCACCACCTCGTTATCCGAAAGTTCACGCCCGTCGTCAAGCACATCATCAACATCATCGATGGGGATGTCGGCAGGCCCATACATCACTTGTCGCACAACCTGAGTTATCACCGCCTGATGGAAGACATCCAGCAGGTCAACAACACCTCCACCGAAGTGGAACAGGAGGTGGAAACGAAGGAGGGAAGGTATTACCTCATGCGCATTATCCCCTACCTGAAGCGCGACGGCAACAAGGATGGGGTGGTGCTGTCGTTTGTGGACATTACAACGCTTAAGACGCTCACCAACGTGGTGCAGGGGGTGCTCAACAGCTCCCTGAGCAGCATCATGGCTTTTGTGGCGGTGCGGGACGAGCAGCAGGCAATCATCGATTTCAACTGGAGCCTGTTGAACCGCCGTGCGGAAGAACTCATCGGGAAGCCCTATGCCGAGCTTTTTGGCTCAGGCATGCAACAGGAGATGGGCTTCCTGAAGAAGAGTGGCCTGCTGAAGAAGTTCCAGCAGGTGGTGGAGACGGGGCAGCCCCTGCATATAGAGCAGCAGCTGCACATAAACGGGCAGAGGGCATGGTACGAAGTTGCTGCCGTGAAGATGGGAGACGGCCTGACAGTGACGATGGCCGACATCACAGAGAAGAAAAACAGCGAGGAAAAAATGCTGCTGGCTTACGAGGAGCTGAAGAAAGCGGAGGAAAACCTGATTAAGCTGAACGATGAACTGGAGCGCCGCGTGGAGGAGCGCACAAAGGAGCTGGCTGCCAGCGAAGAACGCTTCAGGATGGTGTCGATGGCGACAAACGACGTGGTCTGGGACTGGAACCTGGTAAGCAATGAACTCTGGTGGAGCGACAGCCTGGGCGCCATCCTAGGCTATCAGGCTGTCGATATGGGAAAGGGGGTGCAGGGCTGGTTTGAGAAAGTACACCCGGAGGATCGCGAGGAGACGATGAAGGGCATCAACAACGCCATCAACTACGGCAAAGATCAGTGGACTTGTGAGTACCGCATCGCCCGTGCCAACGGCTCCTACGCCTACGTGTCGAACAGGGCCTACATCATGCACAACGAGTACGGCATCCCGTACCGCGTGCTGGGCTCTTTCATCGACCTCTCGGACCTGCGGGCCACGCAGGAGAAACTGCAGCGCACCAACGAGCACCTGCTCCGCGTGAATGCCGACCTCGACACGTTTGTATATACCGCCTCGCACGATTTGAAGGCCCCGGTGGCCAACATCGAAGGCCTGGTGCTGCTGCTGGAGGACCAGATAGAGGAGGCGGGGCCGCTGCCGGGCACGCCCACAGAGCCCTTGTTTGACATGGTAAAGGGCTCCATCAGCCGCTTCAAAAACGTGATTAAGGACCTGACAGACATCGCCAAGGTGCAGCGGGATGTGGATGGGAAGGCGGAGCCGGTCCTCTTTGAGGAGGTGCTGGGCAATGTGAAGCTCAACATACAGGATCATATCAAATCGTCAGGGGCCTCCCTCGATGTCAATTTTGAGGAGGCGCCCCGCATCAGCTTCTCCCGGAAGAATCTCTACAGCATTCTCTACAACCTGGTGCTGAACGCTATTAACTACCGCAGCCCGGAGCGGCCGCCGCATATACGCATCCAGACGAAGCGGGAAGGAAAGCAGATCGTCCTCACAGTGCAGGACAACGGCCTGGGCATGAGCGAAGACAACCTATCCAAAATTTTTACGCTTTTCAAGCGCTTCCATTCGCACGTAGACGGCACCGGCATGGGCCTGTATATAGTCAAGCGCATCATGGATAATTCTGGCGGTAGGATAAAGGTGGAGAGCGAGGAAGGAAAAGGCACCACTTTCAATCTCTATTTCCAGGCGGAGAAGGGGAAAACCAAAAAGGAGCGGGCTTAG